From the bacterium genome, one window contains:
- a CDS encoding S8/S53 family peptidase — MYLFLAFLALVPATSAGRVPILLPNREMSNNTTILYPSSKGTTDTLMPDLSAPFDGLPSGNRVEFEATKITPASACSVIAVMHGVGGAAFGSKPCSVFVWSDASGTPGTKLSGVSYTATYSSGTWNWNTVMLPSPLYSTGAFWVGNREWTTPDPTTVFDHTTTSGYVAKWSTTGSSGWTTDTYEPCHAVVVKYLSTGAPSINVTPAYVIFQIDSNPPKSFASKVNPPAITENDPKYWENIVPGELLIGYKNSVDAKKASLKELGLTQKEVTSVNRDIGSNIIYIKTTANLEQEKALLKSLKSHSNISFVEPNRVGVLEATPNDPLFGTYQWDKVSMNCPAAWDYGVGNTSISIGIIDCGIDYTHEDLVDRFTTTKGYDYVSGDNDPAPGTGEQHGTACAGIAAATINNSKGIAGVANARLYALRAATTGVDVAKVAQSIQWCIDNGVKIISMSLSFDNSDATLQTKCDAAWTAGIILFAASGNNGQEVTRYPAGYSSVIAVGSIDTFSARSSFSNYGSYLDLVAPGGTHAGGAQTQDIACPIPGNQYTTGYGTSFATPNAAGAAALIWSLKSSLTNQQLRTLMENTATDLGTAGWDKQYGNGKVNIAAALAGGTIAPDTGIINVQNQGGATADLDVSNITYKSSWVQSVSPKTFTVSVGSSQAVTIIVQGSLHTGYYYDTLSIISNDTHNPYKVPLILRVGDVGIEESEASIQRFDFKVSPNPTSKFVFVNFNIPASSNVTLKLYDATGRMVKTIVDNSKFSGDYNAKISTSGLSSGIYFVSLKAGDTRISKKVTLIQ, encoded by the coding sequence ATGTATTTATTTTTAGCTTTTCTTGCTCTTGTTCCTGCTACTTCAGCAGGAAGAGTTCCTATACTTCTGCCAAATAGAGAAATGAGTAATAACACTACAATACTATATCCGTCATCAAAAGGAACTACAGATACATTAATGCCAGATCTTTCTGCGCCTTTTGATGGTTTGCCTTCTGGCAATAGAGTGGAATTTGAAGCAACAAAAATTACTCCCGCATCCGCTTGTTCGGTAATTGCAGTTATGCATGGTGTAGGTGGGGCTGCTTTTGGATCAAAACCTTGCAGTGTTTTTGTATGGAGTGATGCAAGCGGGACCCCGGGGACGAAATTATCCGGAGTTTCTTATACCGCTACATATTCATCGGGAACATGGAACTGGAATACCGTTATGCTTCCTTCTCCATTATATTCAACGGGAGCTTTCTGGGTAGGTAATCGTGAATGGACAACTCCTGACCCAACAACTGTATTTGATCACACTACGACATCTGGCTATGTAGCCAAATGGAGCACTACAGGTTCTTCAGGATGGACAACTGATACATATGAACCTTGTCACGCGGTTGTAGTAAAATACCTTTCAACAGGAGCACCAAGTATAAACGTAACGCCTGCGTATGTGATATTCCAAATAGATAGCAACCCACCAAAATCATTTGCCTCAAAAGTTAATCCGCCGGCAATAACGGAAAATGATCCCAAATATTGGGAAAATATAGTTCCCGGAGAATTGCTTATCGGGTATAAAAATTCCGTAGATGCTAAAAAGGCATCTTTAAAAGAACTCGGACTTACACAGAAAGAAGTGACTTCCGTAAATAGAGACATCGGGTCTAATATTATTTATATTAAAACAACTGCAAATCTTGAACAGGAAAAAGCTCTTCTGAAATCACTGAAATCCCATTCTAACATTTCTTTTGTAGAACCAAACAGAGTAGGAGTACTTGAAGCAACCCCGAATGACCCGTTATTTGGGACATATCAATGGGATAAAGTAAGTATGAATTGCCCCGCAGCTTGGGATTATGGGGTCGGGAACACAAGTATCTCAATAGGTATTATTGATTGTGGCATAGATTACACACACGAAGATTTAGTTGACAGATTTACTACTACAAAAGGATATGACTATGTAAGTGGCGATAATGACCCGGCGCCGGGAACCGGGGAACAACACGGAACTGCCTGTGCCGGTATCGCAGCTGCTACAATTAATAATAGCAAAGGAATCGCAGGTGTGGCAAATGCAAGACTTTATGCGCTCAGAGCGGCAACAACTGGTGTGGATGTAGCTAAAGTCGCACAATCTATTCAATGGTGTATAGATAACGGAGTAAAAATAATATCTATGAGCTTAAGCTTTGATAACAGTGATGCAACGCTTCAGACAAAATGTGACGCAGCGTGGACCGCAGGAATTATTCTTTTTGCTGCAAGCGGAAACAATGGTCAGGAAGTAACCAGATACCCGGCAGGATATAGTTCAGTTATAGCCGTTGGTTCAATAGATACGTTTAGCGCCCGTTCTTCTTTCAGCAATTATGGTTCTTACTTAGACCTTGTTGCACCAGGGGGTACACATGCAGGTGGAGCACAAACCCAAGATATTGCATGTCCTATACCGGGGAATCAATACACAACGGGATACGGGACTTCATTTGCCACTCCTAACGCCGCAGGTGCCGCTGCTCTTATATGGTCATTAAAATCGTCTCTCACAAACCAGCAATTAAGAACTTTAATGGAAAATACCGCAACCGACCTCGGAACTGCCGGTTGGGATAAACAGTATGGTAACGGGAAAGTAAATATCGCTGCCGCACTGGCTGGGGGAACAATAGCCCCAGATACCGGGATAATTAATGTCCAGAATCAAGGTGGCGCAACCGCTGATCTTGATGTTTCCAACATTACTTATAAATCATCGTGGGTTCAGTCCGTAAGTCCTAAAACCTTTACTGTCAGTGTAGGATCCTCCCAAGCGGTTACAATTATCGTTCAAGGCTCCTTGCATACAGGTTATTATTATGATACTTTGTCTATTATATCTAACGATACTCACAACCCATATAAAGTGCCTTTAATACTCAGAGTGGGCGATGTTGGAATAGAAGAATCCGAAGCTTCCATACAGAGATTTGATTTTAAAGTTTCTCCCAATCCAACGTCTAAATTCGTATTCGTAAATTTCAACATTCCTGCAAGCAGTAATGTCACATTGAAACTCTACGATGCAACAGGAAGAATGGTGAAAACTATCGTTGATAATTCCAAATTCTCAGGCGATTATAATGCAAAAATCAGCACGTCCGGTCTATCTTCCGGAATCTATTTCGTTTCATTAAAAGCAGGAGATACTCGAATATCAAAGAAAGTTACTTTAATCCAATGA
- the gcvPB gene encoding aminomethyl-transferring glycine dehydrogenase subunit GcvPB has protein sequence MRLSFELSKKGRKGYTLPELDTPKTEIPAEYLRKNSPRLPELGEVDVVRHFINLSNLNYNIDRNFYPLGSCTMKYNPKINEYTSRIQGLNEIHPLQPESTVQGALQILFELSEWLKEISGMKEVSLQPVAGAHSEFTALLVVKKYFETKGKKRTKILIPDSAHGTNPASSVIAGFTPVQIQSNAKGMIDPAELEKVMDEDTACVMFTMPNTLGMFESDISELCEIIHRKGGLVYMDGANLNAFLGILKPADIGVDIMHFNLHKTFSTPHGTGGPGGGGVGVVEKLKDFLPVPKVIKKDKGFALDYKFKNSIGRVHAFYGNFGVCVKAYTYIKMLGAKGLRRASENAIINANYVLAGLKDYYDAPYPIPCMHECVLAGKHGTKTLDIAKRLMDYGMHPPTIYFPLIVHEAIMIEPTETESIDTLNDFIETLIAIAKEADTNPDLLKSAPHNTPVGRLDEVKAARDLSVNYFNS, from the coding sequence ATGAGACTAAGCTTTGAACTATCAAAAAAAGGCAGAAAAGGCTATACTTTACCTGAGCTGGATACCCCAAAAACCGAAATCCCGGCAGAATATTTGCGAAAAAATTCTCCGAGATTACCGGAACTCGGCGAAGTAGACGTCGTAAGACATTTTATTAACCTGTCAAACCTTAATTATAACATAGACCGAAACTTCTATCCGCTGGGCTCCTGCACAATGAAATATAATCCAAAAATAAACGAATATACATCAAGAATACAGGGACTTAACGAAATACATCCCTTGCAGCCGGAATCCACGGTCCAAGGCGCCTTACAAATATTATTCGAACTTTCCGAATGGCTGAAAGAAATCAGCGGGATGAAAGAAGTGTCACTGCAACCAGTTGCGGGTGCGCATTCCGAGTTTACGGCACTGCTTGTCGTGAAAAAATATTTTGAAACAAAAGGCAAAAAAAGAACTAAAATACTAATACCGGATTCGGCTCACGGCACAAACCCCGCAAGCTCGGTAATCGCAGGATTCACACCCGTGCAGATACAATCCAATGCAAAAGGTATGATTGACCCCGCGGAACTGGAAAAAGTTATGGATGAAGATACGGCTTGCGTTATGTTCACAATGCCAAATACGCTCGGAATGTTTGAAAGCGATATTTCCGAACTTTGCGAAATAATTCATAGAAAAGGCGGACTGGTTTATATGGACGGCGCTAACCTGAACGCATTTTTAGGCATACTGAAACCTGCCGATATAGGCGTGGATATTATGCACTTTAATTTACATAAAACTTTCAGCACCCCGCACGGAACAGGCGGACCAGGCGGAGGTGGCGTGGGAGTCGTCGAAAAATTAAAAGATTTTTTGCCTGTGCCAAAAGTAATTAAAAAAGATAAAGGATTTGCGCTGGATTATAAATTCAAAAATTCTATCGGTAGAGTCCACGCATTTTATGGTAACTTCGGAGTCTGCGTAAAGGCTTATACTTATATCAAAATGCTCGGAGCAAAAGGACTAAGAAGAGCATCCGAAAATGCAATCATAAACGCAAATTATGTATTGGCAGGATTGAAAGATTATTACGATGCGCCATATCCTATACCCTGTATGCACGAATGTGTGCTCGCAGGAAAACATGGAACGAAAACACTGGATATCGCTAAAAGATTAATGGATTATGGAATGCATCCGCCCACTATCTATTTTCCTCTGATAGTTCACGAAGCTATAATGATAGAACCTACTGAAACGGAAAGTATTGACACGCTGAATGACTTTATAGAAACTTTAATCGCTATAGCTAAAGAGGCAGATACAAACCCTGATTTGCTGAAATCTGCACCTCATAATACTCCCGTAGGAAGATTGGATGAAGTGAAAGCGGCGAGGGATTTAAGCGTGAATTATTTTAACTCTTAA
- the rpsD gene encoding 30S ribosomal protein S4, which produces MSRYTGPKCRLCRREGEKLFLKGPRCQTEKCAFERRQTTPGLPPKKNVRRLSEYGIHLREKQKVKRMYGLQERQFREYFEIAASKKGVTGETLLQMLERRLDNLVYRIGLASSRRMAREFITHGHFLVNNHITNVPSFLVKKGDEIKLKEKSKKLTAIEEALKGKQEIPLWLSFEPAEFRAVVKELPERKDAPQDIKENLIVELYSK; this is translated from the coding sequence ATGTCAAGATATACCGGACCAAAATGCAGGCTTTGCAGAAGAGAAGGGGAAAAATTATTTTTGAAAGGCCCCAGATGTCAAACCGAAAAATGCGCATTTGAAAGAAGGCAGACAACACCGGGATTACCCCCAAAGAAAAACGTAAGAAGATTATCCGAATACGGCATACATCTCAGAGAAAAACAGAAAGTAAAAAGAATGTATGGTTTACAGGAAAGACAATTCAGGGAATATTTTGAAATAGCCGCAAGCAAAAAAGGCGTTACCGGCGAGACATTATTACAAATGCTGGAAAGAAGACTCGATAATTTGGTTTACAGAATCGGTCTCGCAAGTTCAAGAAGAATGGCGAGAGAATTTATAACTCACGGACATTTTCTTGTGAACAACCATATAACTAACGTTCCGTCGTTTCTTGTCAAAAAAGGCGACGAAATAAAACTAAAAGAAAAATCAAAGAAATTAACGGCTATAGAAGAAGCACTGAAAGGCAAACAGGAAATACCGTTATGGCTATCCTTTGAACCTGCAGAATTTCGTGCAGTCGTGAAAGAACTACCTGAACGAAAAGATGCTCCTCAGGATATAAAAGAGAACTTAATTGTAGAACTTTATTCGAAGTAA
- the rpsK gene encoding 30S ribosomal protein S11: protein MAKKKIRRVDPNGIIHIYATFNNTIVTVTDMTGNCLSWASSGSAGFKGTRKGTPFAASLCAKKCVQDVVNAGMKRVEIWLKGPGSGRDPAVRSIKGSGLKIITIKDLTPLPHNGCRPPKPRRV, encoded by the coding sequence ATGGCGAAAAAGAAAATCAGAAGAGTTGACCCAAACGGAATAATACATATATACGCAACATTTAATAATACAATCGTGACCGTAACCGATATGACGGGAAATTGCCTGTCATGGGCATCCAGCGGAAGCGCAGGATTCAAGGGAACGAGAAAAGGGACTCCATTTGCAGCGTCGTTATGCGCAAAAAAATGCGTTCAGGATGTCGTGAATGCGGGAATGAAAAGAGTTGAAATCTGGTTGAAAGGCCCCGGCTCGGGAAGAGACCCGGCAGTAAGGTCAATTAAAGGAAGCGGATTAAAAATCATAACAATTAAAGACTTAACTCCTCTTCCGCATAACGGCTGTAGACCACCAAAACCACGGAGAGTGTAA
- the rpsM gene encoding 30S ribosomal protein S13: MARIFGIEIPDAKRVEIGLTYIFGIGRTLSVRILDKAKISVDKRVKDLTDKEMESIRKIIESDYKVEGALRSEVSENIKRFIEIGCYRGGRHKKGLPVRGQRTKTNARTRKGKSKGAVALKKKADKMGGKKG; the protein is encoded by the coding sequence ATGGCAAGAATTTTTGGTATTGAAATACCCGATGCGAAGAGGGTAGAAATAGGACTTACATATATATTCGGTATCGGCAGGACGTTATCCGTCAGAATACTTGATAAAGCGAAGATATCCGTTGATAAGAGAGTGAAAGACCTTACGGATAAAGAGATGGAAAGCATCAGAAAGATCATCGAATCGGATTATAAAGTAGAAGGTGCATTGCGTTCGGAAGTAAGCGAAAACATCAAAAGGTTTATTGAAATCGGTTGTTATCGCGGGGGAAGGCACAAAAAAGGCTTACCTGTAAGAGGACAGCGAACGAAAACAAACGCAAGAACGAGAAAGGGTAAATCAAAAGGCGCGGTTGCACTGAAGAAAAAAGCAGATAAGATGGGCGGCAAAAAAGGTTAA